The following are from one region of the Thermoflexus sp. genome:
- a CDS encoding metal ABC transporter substrate-binding protein has protein sequence MPGFPRLPHIGRIAVALTILLTACGAPAAAPIPTPRPLTVAATTPIVGDVVRRIGGEHVQVTVLLPLGADPHAFEPSPQDIARVADADVVFAVGAGLEVFLEPLLRSAGGKALRVELTEGIPLRPFEVEAHSEGQSAGGTELHAHGEWDPHVWLDPNNVITWTHTIEAALSRADPARADRYRRNAEAYRAQLRELDAWIREQVSQIPPERRKLVTDHQVFGYFAHRYGFEQVGVILPGVSTVAQPSAREIAALEETIRALGVPAIFVSSTVDPALARRIAQDTGARLVQLYVDSLSPPGGEADSYIQMMRYNVRRIVEALR, from the coding sequence ATGCCTGGGTTTCCACGCCTTCCTCACATCGGGCGGATCGCCGTGGCGCTGACGATCCTCCTGACGGCGTGCGGAGCGCCGGCGGCCGCTCCGATCCCCACGCCTCGCCCTCTGACGGTCGCCGCTACGACCCCTATCGTGGGCGACGTGGTGCGCCGGATCGGCGGCGAGCATGTGCAGGTGACGGTCCTTCTGCCCCTGGGAGCCGACCCCCACGCCTTCGAGCCCAGCCCTCAGGATATCGCCCGGGTGGCCGACGCGGACGTGGTGTTCGCCGTCGGGGCGGGCCTGGAGGTCTTCCTGGAGCCGCTGTTGCGGAGCGCGGGGGGGAAAGCCCTGCGCGTGGAGCTAACCGAGGGGATCCCCCTGCGTCCATTCGAGGTGGAAGCCCATTCCGAGGGACAATCCGCGGGGGGGACCGAGCTTCACGCCCACGGGGAGTGGGATCCCCACGTCTGGCTGGATCCGAACAATGTGATCACCTGGACCCACACCATCGAGGCCGCGCTGAGCCGGGCCGATCCGGCGCGGGCGGATCGGTATCGGCGCAACGCTGAGGCCTATCGGGCGCAGCTCCGGGAGCTGGATGCCTGGATCCGGGAGCAGGTATCGCAGATCCCTCCGGAGCGTCGGAAGCTGGTCACCGATCATCAGGTCTTTGGCTATTTCGCCCACCGGTATGGATTTGAGCAGGTGGGGGTCATTCTCCCCGGCGTGAGCACGGTCGCCCAGCCGTCGGCCCGGGAGATCGCTGCCCTGGAGGAAACCATCCGTGCTCTGGGCGTCCCGGCGATTTTCGTGAGCAGCACGGTGGATCCAGCCCTGGCCCGGCGCATCGCTCAGGATACGGGAGCGCGGCTGGTGCAGCTGTATGTGGATTCCCTCAGCCCGCCGGGGGGAGAGGCGGATTCCTACATCCAGATGATGCGCTATAACGTGCGGCGGATCGTGGAGGCGCTGCGCTGA
- a CDS encoding Fur family transcriptional regulator — MSWEERLNRAGWRVTMPRRVVLRVLQQARRPLSPQEIHARGRRMHPSLGLVSVYRALEVLEQAGLVRRVHQEARCDGYILASPGHHHVLICRRCGRAVEFPGAEDLSGLIAQVEQRTGFRVEDHLLQLIGLCAPCRK, encoded by the coding sequence GTGAGCTGGGAGGAGCGGTTGAATCGGGCCGGGTGGCGCGTCACAATGCCCCGTCGGGTGGTGCTGCGGGTCCTGCAACAGGCCAGGCGTCCGCTGTCCCCTCAGGAGATCCACGCCCGGGGGCGGCGGATGCATCCCTCGCTGGGGCTGGTGAGCGTCTACCGGGCGCTGGAGGTGCTGGAGCAGGCCGGGCTGGTTCGCCGGGTTCATCAGGAGGCGCGCTGCGACGGTTATATCCTGGCCTCGCCGGGCCACCACCACGTCCTGATCTGCCGCCGCTGCGGGCGCGCCGTGGAGTTTCCCGGCGCGGAGGACCTGAGCGGCCTGATCGCCCAGGTCGAGCAGCGGACGGGGTTTCGCGTGGAGGATCATCTGCTCCAGCTGATCGGTCTTTGCGCGCCATGTCGGAAGTAG
- the recN gene encoding DNA repair protein RecN, translating into MLIELHVRDFAIIDEVTLRLEPGLNVLTGETGAGKSILVDAVAVLVGGRADVEMIRAGAERALIEGLFQVDAAVGALLAPILEQHGLLEAEPPGEVVLSREIRPGGRHVARVNGRLVPLHVLREIGQILVDIHGQTEHLSLLRPREQLELLDRYAGVGELRAALAERVARWRAVRREIEQLRQDEREKVRRMDLLRFQIEEIEAARLREGEEEALLQERNRLANAEQLAHLADALYRALYEGEEEAPSALDRLSEAARSLQALARIDPLFQPYIETIGSLIAQVEDLAHMVRDYREGIEFNPRRLAQIEERLDLIRRLQRKYGDTIPEILAYARRAKQELETLAHAEERLTALEEEAESLLREIGELGLRLSRQRQEAAERLAREVEAQLADLRMAGARFAVALERVPDPEGAYADGTRWAFDATGLDRVTFLIAPNIGEGLRPLARIASGGETSRLMLALKVALAQADPVPTLIFDEIDQGIGGRVGAVVGEKLWRLARHHQVLCVTHLPQLAGFGDTHFKVEKHVIGDRTVARVARVEGEERVAELAQMLGGTGRAAVQSAREILEYVARVKTGETARSASRRR; encoded by the coding sequence ATGCTTATTGAGCTGCACGTTCGGGATTTCGCCATCATCGATGAGGTCACCCTCCGCCTGGAACCCGGGTTGAATGTGCTGACCGGGGAAACTGGAGCCGGGAAATCCATCCTGGTGGATGCGGTGGCGGTGCTGGTGGGCGGCCGGGCGGATGTGGAGATGATCCGGGCCGGCGCGGAACGGGCCCTGATCGAGGGGCTGTTCCAGGTGGACGCCGCGGTGGGTGCGCTGCTCGCCCCGATCCTGGAGCAGCATGGCCTGCTGGAGGCGGAACCCCCAGGGGAAGTGGTGTTGAGCCGGGAAATCCGTCCGGGGGGTCGACATGTGGCCCGGGTGAACGGCCGGCTGGTTCCCCTGCATGTTCTGAGGGAGATCGGGCAGATCCTGGTGGATATCCACGGGCAGACGGAACACCTCTCGCTCCTGCGCCCCCGGGAGCAGCTGGAGCTGCTGGACCGATACGCGGGGGTCGGGGAGTTGCGGGCCGCGCTGGCGGAGCGGGTTGCCCGCTGGCGGGCGGTGCGCCGGGAGATCGAACAGCTGCGCCAGGACGAGCGGGAGAAGGTCCGTCGGATGGATCTCCTCCGCTTCCAGATCGAGGAGATCGAGGCGGCCCGGCTCCGGGAGGGCGAGGAGGAGGCACTTCTCCAGGAGCGAAATCGCCTGGCGAATGCGGAGCAGCTGGCCCATCTCGCGGATGCCCTCTATCGAGCCCTTTACGAGGGGGAGGAAGAAGCGCCCTCGGCGCTGGATCGTCTGAGCGAGGCGGCGCGTTCCCTTCAGGCCCTGGCGCGCATCGATCCCCTCTTCCAGCCTTATATCGAGACCATCGGAAGCCTGATCGCTCAGGTGGAGGACCTGGCCCACATGGTCCGGGATTATCGGGAGGGGATCGAATTCAACCCCCGGCGGCTGGCCCAGATCGAGGAGCGGCTCGATCTCATCCGGCGGCTCCAGCGGAAATACGGGGATACGATCCCGGAGATCCTGGCCTATGCGCGGCGTGCGAAGCAGGAGCTGGAGACCCTGGCCCACGCGGAGGAGCGACTCACGGCCCTGGAGGAGGAGGCCGAGAGCCTGCTGCGGGAGATCGGGGAGCTGGGGCTGCGGCTCTCCCGTCAGCGCCAGGAGGCCGCGGAGCGGCTGGCGCGGGAGGTGGAAGCCCAGCTGGCCGATCTGCGGATGGCCGGGGCGCGGTTCGCGGTAGCCCTGGAACGGGTGCCGGACCCGGAGGGAGCTTATGCGGATGGCACCCGCTGGGCGTTCGACGCCACCGGGCTGGATCGCGTCACCTTTCTGATCGCTCCGAACATCGGGGAGGGATTGCGGCCCCTGGCTCGCATCGCATCGGGGGGTGAGACCTCCCGGCTGATGCTGGCGCTGAAAGTGGCCCTGGCCCAGGCGGACCCCGTCCCCACGCTGATCTTCGATGAGATCGATCAGGGGATCGGGGGACGGGTGGGGGCGGTGGTCGGGGAAAAGCTCTGGCGCCTGGCCCGCCACCACCAGGTCCTCTGCGTCACCCATCTCCCTCAGCTGGCCGGGTTCGGGGACACCCATTTCAAGGTGGAAAAGCATGTGATCGGCGATCGCACGGTGGCCCGGGTGGCCCGGGTGGAGGGGGAAGAGCGGGTGGCGGAGCTGGCGCAGATGCTGGGGGGAACCGGCCGGGCAGCGGTGCAGAGCGCCCGGGAGATCCTGGAATATGTGGCGCGGGTGAAGACCGGGGAGACCGCCCGTTCCGCTTCCCGTCGCCGGTGA
- a CDS encoding DUF92 domain-containing protein: MAPGIENGQIAQRLILGLALSGLTGGIAFRLGMLAGSGWLGAVLVGTAVFGFGGWPWAVLLIAFFISSSALTRYGSRRKAEAALDFAKGGRRDLGQALANGGVGAMLAILWGFSPHPAFWWMFAGSLAAVTADTWATEVGLLRGRSPWDIWRGKRVPPGTSGAITREGTIAGGLGALGIGILAVGLSPVGGSLGMALPVGLAGFLGMLLDSLLGATVQQIYWCDRCGKETERRIHRCGQPTRPLRGWKGLNNDGVNALAALAGALAMGLWIIVRG, translated from the coding sequence ATGGCGCCCGGAATCGAGAATGGGCAGATCGCCCAGCGCCTGATCCTGGGCCTGGCGCTCAGCGGCCTCACTGGGGGCATCGCCTTCCGGCTGGGCATGCTGGCCGGGAGCGGATGGCTGGGAGCGGTGCTGGTGGGCACGGCGGTCTTCGGTTTCGGAGGATGGCCGTGGGCGGTGCTGCTGATCGCGTTTTTCATCTCCTCCTCGGCGCTGACCCGCTATGGATCCCGGCGGAAGGCGGAAGCGGCCCTGGACTTCGCCAAGGGCGGGCGTCGGGACCTGGGGCAGGCGCTGGCGAACGGGGGGGTCGGGGCGATGCTGGCGATCCTCTGGGGGTTCTCTCCGCATCCGGCGTTCTGGTGGATGTTCGCCGGGAGCCTGGCGGCCGTCACGGCGGATACCTGGGCGACGGAGGTCGGGCTGCTCCGTGGACGTTCCCCCTGGGATATCTGGAGGGGGAAGCGGGTTCCTCCGGGAACCTCCGGGGCGATCACGCGGGAGGGGACGATCGCCGGCGGGCTGGGGGCGCTGGGGATCGGGATCCTGGCGGTCGGGCTGAGCCCGGTGGGCGGATCCCTCGGGATGGCCCTGCCGGTGGGGCTGGCCGGCTTCCTCGGGATGCTGCTGGACAGCCTGCTGGGCGCGACGGTGCAGCAGATCTACTGGTGCGATCGGTGCGGGAAAGAAACGGAGCGTCGGATCCATCGCTGCGGCCAGCCGACCCGCCCGCTGCGGGGATGGAAAGGGCTGAACAACGATGGCGTCAACGCCCTGGCCGCCCTCGCCGGAGCCCTTGCGATGGGTCTGTGGATCATCGTCCGGGGATAA